GAGCTGCTTGAACTCATCCACAAAAGCATGGAAGCTCTCCTTTGTTGCATGAAAACGGTAGGTCCCTGCAATGTTTTTTCGATAGTGTTCGCTTGTGCTGTCCAAGGCAAGAGAAGAAGCCGGCGCGCTTTCGATTTTCGTCCGGGTAACATCGAGTGTCTCCATAAATACCTGTCTGGATGTTTCCACCAAATCCAGGCTCGGCAGCAAATGATCCTCCGGAATGAAACGGCTTGCGACGGCGCGATAGTATTTCTGCACGATACCGTTCTTCTCTTCCTTCCGGACCACGTGAATGATGCCGTGCTTCTCCAGCTCCTTCAGATGAAAGTAAATATTGTTCCGCGTAATGTCCAGTACCTCGGCTAGCTGCTGTCCGGTGTAGGCATCTTTCACGAGATTCATCAGGATCTTGGTGCGCAGGGGATCGGCAATCGCTTTGAGCTGTTCATGAGTTTTAATTCTATAAACACCAGTCATTTTAATTTTAACACCTCCATACACTTTACCGGTAAAATTTATTTTACCGTCTTTTGTGTTTCATCCTATCATGATCTTTATCCGCAGGTCAACTTGCTGCCCCTAAGATTTTTCCGTTATACCAGATTGGAGCCGAGTGCGAGTCAACGATGATACCATTTGGCAATACTGTTATAACACGAAGGAAATCACGCAGGGATCCCGTCTTATACACTTAGCCTGCTCCCCTTAAGCAGCTGAATTGTGATATATTATCCACAATCGTATATACGACATTATGACGTTCAAAGGATGTGCCTCATGTTTGACCCGACGATATTCGAAAATTTAAAGGTTGGCATCGAAAACGCGGTCTACGATCTCGATAACCTCGATGAAATCATTCGTGTTACCGATCGGAAGGATCTTCTGGATATGGCCACGTTATCCAGAAGTTTTAGCCTCCGGTTCGAGCTGGCTGCGTCATCCACAACTTCAGCCGAAATTTGCCTGGAGACCGGGCTCCGGGATTTGGCGGCCGAGATCTTGGAAATTCCGGAAGGTCAGCCAGCCTGCGAGCTGAAACTCCGCTTTTATAAACATATCGCTGATGCTTCCATAGCGTGTCCGGCTATTGCCCAGATCATAAAGGAGATATGGAATCCGGAGCTTCCTCCGCTGCAAACGATACGGTACACCTACAGCGATGATCCGGTACCGCTTCACAACACGATCGAGCTTCGCTTTCCTCGTAGAATCAACGAAGAACAGATGGGAGATATTCCGAATATCTTGGAATTCATGCTTCGTACGCTGGGAGAATTAGACCAGATATAACTTAAAGATAACCGAGATTTCTCATAAAGAAAGCCTGCCCACGATCATCGCGGACAGGCTTTTTAACTTATATTATTAAGCAACAACCAACCGGATCCAGATATCCGAAGGATCTTGAACGGCCCAGACGCCATCGCGCTGCTCCAGGCCCAGTCCCGCCTCACGGATACGGCCGGTTACCGCTTCAAGCTCTTCATGGCTCGGAAGCTCAATCGTATAATCTTCCATCCCCGCAGCGCTCCGTGGTGTGTTCGGCACACCGATTCCTGCCCAAACATTGAGCCCGATATGGTGATGGTACCCTCCCGCAGATATAAACAACGCAGCGCCGCCGTAATGGGCTGTCAGCTCAAACCCCAGAACATCGCAATAAAATACGCGGGCATCATGCAGGTTGGACACGTGGAAATGCACATGCCCGATAACCGTCTCTTCAGGAAGTCCATACCATTCCTTGTCCTTGGAGAGAGCCAGCAGTCCTTCTACATCGACAGGGTCGGTAGTCATCACATATTCCCCATTGGCATCACGCTTCCAGATATCCCTTGGTCGGTCGGCATAAATCTCGATGCCGTTCCCGTCCGGATCATTAATGTACAATGCTTCGCTGACCAAATGATCGCCTTGACCGACTGGAATGTTATGCGCAATCAGATTGGCAAGCGCAAGCCCGAGCGATTCCCGATTCGGAACCAGAATTGCAAAATGGTACAGACCTGCCGTCCGGGTCTGCGGTCTCACCAGATCTTGAATTTCCTCTATAATCAGCAGCGGCTGTTTGCCGTCTGCCGTCAATTCGGCAACACGGCCATGCTGGCGAAGCATTTTCAACCCGACGACTTCTGTATAAAAGCGAACAGATTGTGCCAGATTACTGATCCGCAGAGAGACCGGGCCAAGCTTTGTGGATGGATGTATAATGGCTGTCATATTCTCACTCCTTGAATGTTGTGGTTAGTTCATTCCATATATTCAGGTCAACGTCAGGTTCAACTTGTAATCAAATCAGTTACATCTTGCTTGTAATCATTATAGTTACAGGACATCCTTGTTGTCAAACCCAGTAATTTACAAGTACATCGAGTCGCCAACATTTAACCAAAAGAAAACGCCCATCCTACATAAGGATCGAGCGTGTGATTTTTGCCTATTCACTTGATGTTCCATTCGCAGAGGCATCAATTTTCCGGACAATCTCTTCCAGATTCACCTCATGCAGCGTGTTCTCCATGGCCTTCTGGGCGGCTGAAAAAACCGGGACAATCGCCGTTTGAATATGTTTGCCGACAGGACATTTTGTGTCCGAATTCTCATGAATGCCAAACAAGGAATCCTCCTGCACGACATGAACGGCATGATAAATATCCAGCAGCGTAATCTCGGACGGTTGCCTTGCCAGCTTCGCTCCCGCTACGCCAGGTTTAACCTCCACCAGGCCCGCTTTGCTCAGCATGCCTACAATACGCCGGATAACCACAGGATTCGTGTTCACACTCTCCGCGATATAATCTGAGGTGCTGACGCCAGCCTTATTCATCTCCAGCACGGAGAGAATATGAATGGCCACTGCAAATCGGCTGCTTATGTTCATGTGACCCCTCCTGACGGACCAAATCTTCAGATGACTATCATATCATGTAACCATCATAGTTACATTAACCCTTAAAGTCAACGGTGAAGCCGCTGCCCCTTAATCCAAAATCAGGCACTTGATATACAAATTTCAAAATTTTATGGGATATAATGTAATTTTATGTTGATTTTCCCGAACTTTTCACTATAATTATCACAATACGTATTGGTAAAATCAACCTATTCAAAC
This Paenibacillus sp. JZ16 DNA region includes the following protein-coding sequences:
- a CDS encoding winged helix-turn-helix domain-containing protein, with the protein product MTGVYRIKTHEQLKAIADPLRTKILMNLVKDAYTGQQLAEVLDITRNNIYFHLKELEKHGIIHVVRKEEKNGIVQKYYRAVASRFIPEDHLLPSLDLVETSRQVFMETLDVTRTKIESAPASSLALDSTSEHYRKNIAGTYRFHATKESFHAFVDEFKQLMNKHFTMETAETGHTPVSTEEKNYYMSLIAFQDNQEDITIR
- a CDS encoding VOC family protein; translated protein: MTAIIHPSTKLGPVSLRISNLAQSVRFYTEVVGLKMLRQHGRVAELTADGKQPLLIIEEIQDLVRPQTRTAGLYHFAILVPNRESLGLALANLIAHNIPVGQGDHLVSEALYINDPDGNGIEIYADRPRDIWKRDANGEYVMTTDPVDVEGLLALSKDKEWYGLPEETVIGHVHFHVSNLHDARVFYCDVLGFELTAHYGGAALFISAGGYHHHIGLNVWAGIGVPNTPRSAAGMEDYTIELPSHEELEAVTGRIREAGLGLEQRDGVWAVQDPSDIWIRLVVA
- a CDS encoding Rrf2 family transcriptional regulator, with the translated sequence MNISSRFAVAIHILSVLEMNKAGVSTSDYIAESVNTNPVVIRRIVGMLSKAGLVEVKPGVAGAKLARQPSEITLLDIYHAVHVVQEDSLFGIHENSDTKCPVGKHIQTAIVPVFSAAQKAMENTLHEVNLEEIVRKIDASANGTSSE